A region of Candidatus Polarisedimenticolia bacterium DNA encodes the following proteins:
- the kdpB gene encoding potassium-transporting ATPase subunit KdpB, with protein MSERARRISLWEPSILRPAMVDSFRKLDPRVQLRNPVMFIVEVGSLLTTIIWVRELLTGGGSPLFTGQVAFWLWFTVLFANFAEAMAEGRGKAQAATLRKTRAETSAVRLLDGATETVSAGALRIGDRVRVEAGQIIPGDGDVVEGVASVDESAITGESAPVIREAGGDRCAVTGGTRVLSDWIHVRITSNPGNTFLDRMIALVEGAVRQKTPNEIALNILLAVLTLIFLLVVASLPPFAAYAGTSVSVPVLISLLVCLIPTTIGALVSAIGIAGMDRLVQHNVLAMSGRSVEAAGDVDTLLLDKTGTITLGNRQAVKFLPAPGVSEQILADAAQLASLADETPEGRSIVVLAKQYGIRARELAAAQALFVPFSAHTRMSGITLEGRDIRKGAVDAIEGWVAQKGFKLPVELLAGSDQIARTGGTPLAVAENGRALGLVHLKDVVKGGIRERFTQLRAMGIKTVMITGDNPLTAAAIAAEAGVDDFMAQATPEDKLKLIRREQEAGRMVAMTGDGTNDAPALAQADVGVAMNTGTSAAKEAGNMVDLDSNPTKLLEIVEIGKQLLMTRGTLTTFSIANDVAKYFAIIPAMFILAMPQLGPLNVMRLRTPQSAILSAVIFNALIIIALIPLALKGVRYRPIGAEALLRRNLLVYGLGGIALPFVGIKLIDIFLSALHLA; from the coding sequence ATGTCGGAGCGCGCCCGGAGAATTTCGCTGTGGGAACCGAGCATTCTTCGTCCCGCAATGGTCGATTCGTTTCGCAAGCTCGACCCGAGAGTTCAACTCCGCAACCCGGTCATGTTCATCGTCGAGGTCGGCAGCCTCCTCACGACGATCATCTGGGTGCGCGAGCTGCTCACCGGCGGCGGAAGCCCCCTGTTCACGGGGCAGGTCGCGTTCTGGCTCTGGTTCACCGTCCTGTTCGCCAATTTCGCCGAGGCGATGGCGGAAGGGCGCGGCAAGGCCCAGGCGGCGACTCTGCGCAAGACGCGGGCCGAGACCAGCGCGGTGCGCCTGCTGGACGGCGCAACCGAGACGGTTTCCGCCGGCGCCCTCCGCATCGGCGACCGGGTGCGCGTGGAGGCCGGCCAGATCATCCCGGGAGACGGGGACGTCGTCGAAGGAGTGGCCAGTGTCGACGAGTCGGCCATCACCGGCGAGTCGGCGCCGGTGATCCGCGAAGCGGGAGGCGACCGCTGCGCCGTCACCGGCGGCACGCGAGTCCTGTCCGACTGGATTCACGTCCGGATCACCTCCAACCCGGGCAACACCTTCCTGGATCGGATGATCGCATTGGTCGAAGGCGCGGTGCGGCAGAAGACGCCGAACGAGATCGCCCTCAACATCCTTCTGGCGGTACTGACCCTGATTTTCCTGCTGGTCGTGGCCAGCCTGCCGCCGTTCGCGGCCTATGCCGGCACGTCCGTTTCGGTGCCGGTCCTCATCTCGCTTCTCGTTTGCCTCATCCCGACCACCATCGGCGCACTGGTCTCGGCCATCGGCATCGCCGGGATGGACCGGCTGGTGCAGCACAACGTCCTGGCCATGTCGGGTCGCTCGGTCGAAGCGGCGGGCGACGTCGACACGCTGCTGCTGGACAAGACCGGAACCATCACCCTGGGCAACCGCCAGGCGGTGAAGTTCCTGCCGGCTCCGGGGGTCTCGGAGCAGATTCTGGCCGACGCGGCTCAGCTCGCCTCGCTCGCCGACGAGACCCCGGAGGGACGGTCGATCGTCGTGCTGGCGAAGCAGTATGGCATTCGGGCGCGCGAGCTGGCCGCCGCCCAGGCCCTCTTCGTGCCCTTCTCGGCCCACACGCGCATGTCGGGTATCACGCTCGAGGGGCGCGACATCCGCAAGGGGGCGGTCGATGCGATCGAGGGTTGGGTCGCCCAGAAGGGATTCAAGCTGCCGGTCGAGCTGCTGGCGGGATCGGATCAGATCGCCCGCACCGGCGGCACCCCGCTCGCCGTGGCGGAGAACGGCCGCGCCCTCGGGCTGGTTCACCTCAAGGACGTCGTCAAGGGCGGAATTCGCGAGCGCTTCACACAGCTGCGGGCCATGGGGATCAAGACGGTGATGATCACCGGGGACAATCCGCTCACCGCCGCCGCCATCGCCGCCGAGGCCGGAGTGGACGACTTCATGGCCCAGGCGACACCCGAGGACAAGCTGAAGCTGATCCGCCGCGAGCAGGAAGCGGGCCGCATGGTGGCGATGACGGGGGACGGCACGAACGACGCCCCCGCCCTGGCTCAGGCTGACGTCGGGGTCGCCATGAACACCGGCACCAGCGCCGCCAAGGAGGCCGGCAACATGGTAGATCTCGATTCGAACCCGACCAAACTTCTCGAGATCGTCGAGATCGGAAAGCAGCTCTTGATGACTCGGGGGACGTTGACGACTTTCTCGATCGCCAACGACGTGGCGAAGTACTTCGCCATCATTCCCGCCATGTTCATCCTGGCCATGCCGCAGCTCGGGCCTCTCAACGTCATGCGGCTGAGGACTCCGCAGTCGGCCATCCTCTCCGCCGTGATCTTCAACGCCCTGATCATCATCGCCTTGATTCCGCTCGCCCTGAAGGGTGTGCGCTACCGGCCGATCGGCGCCGAGGCCCTGCTGCGGCGCAATCTCCTGGTGTACGGTCTGGGCGGAATCGCGCTTCCGTTCGTGGGAATCAAGCTGATCGACATCTTCCTGTCCGCGCTCCATCTCGCCTGA
- a CDS encoding NAD(P)/FAD-dependent oxidoreductase, translating to MRRVDVAVVGAGVAGLAAAGELAHHGHRVEVLEARDRIGGRIYTCSDERIPVPIELGAEFVHGKAPETQRLLKQAHLAACDVGREHWQFHRGSVRRVTYFPKIDRVLKRIGPRDRNGSFATFLKRQPGGRSEAQGRTAAEEFVEGFFAADPQRISARAVAPQGEESPSEAASHSARIVQGYDALAWWLARQLGSRIRLRAAVTDIEWERGRAELTVRLPKDGSTRLRARAVAVTVPLGVLQARPGDRGSIRLRPDPPRIRKALNAMAMGPVTRLVFWFEDYPWRMSPRLGSNGQLERLSFLHLKSGPFKVWWTPFPLRWPLMVAWCGGPPSAGLARRKPGEIEGAALQDLAVGLGVSRRRIASKVRAVWTHDWNNDPFSRGAYAYTLAGCDDSVGSLARSVESTLFFAGEATDPEGSGTVEGAITTGLRAARQIHAALRRD from the coding sequence ATGAGGCGGGTCGATGTGGCGGTGGTGGGCGCCGGCGTGGCCGGGCTGGCGGCGGCGGGAGAGCTGGCGCACCACGGCCACCGCGTCGAGGTGCTGGAGGCGCGCGACCGCATCGGCGGCCGGATCTATACCTGCAGCGATGAAAGAATCCCCGTCCCCATCGAGCTGGGCGCCGAGTTCGTCCACGGCAAGGCTCCTGAGACCCAGCGCCTCCTGAAGCAGGCCCATCTGGCGGCCTGCGACGTGGGAAGGGAGCATTGGCAATTCCACCGCGGCAGCGTCCGCCGCGTCACCTACTTCCCGAAAATCGACCGGGTCCTCAAGCGGATCGGCCCGCGCGATCGCAACGGATCCTTCGCGACCTTTCTGAAAAGGCAGCCGGGAGGACGAAGCGAGGCCCAGGGGCGGACCGCCGCCGAAGAGTTCGTCGAAGGCTTCTTCGCCGCCGACCCGCAGCGCATCAGCGCCCGCGCTGTGGCCCCGCAAGGCGAGGAAAGCCCCAGCGAGGCGGCTTCGCACAGCGCCCGCATCGTCCAGGGCTATGACGCCCTGGCCTGGTGGCTTGCGCGCCAGCTCGGATCGCGCATCCGGCTGCGCGCCGCGGTCACCGACATCGAATGGGAGCGGGGCCGAGCCGAGCTGACCGTGCGGCTTCCCAAGGACGGGAGCACGCGCCTGCGGGCCCGCGCGGTCGCTGTCACCGTACCGCTCGGGGTGCTGCAGGCGCGTCCCGGAGACCGCGGCAGCATCCGGCTGCGCCCCGATCCGCCGCGGATTCGCAAGGCGCTTAACGCGATGGCCATGGGACCGGTCACCCGGCTGGTCTTCTGGTTCGAGGACTATCCGTGGCGCATGAGCCCGCGGCTCGGAAGCAATGGCCAGCTGGAGCGCCTGAGCTTCCTGCACCTGAAGAGCGGCCCTTTCAAGGTCTGGTGGACTCCCTTTCCGCTGCGCTGGCCCCTGATGGTGGCCTGGTGCGGGGGTCCTCCATCGGCCGGGCTGGCGCGGCGGAAGCCGGGTGAGATCGAAGGCGCGGCGCTGCAGGACCTCGCGGTCGGCCTTGGAGTGTCGCGGCGACGGATCGCTTCCAAGGTACGCGCCGTCTGGACACACGATTGGAACAATGATCCCTTTTCGCGCGGCGCCTATGCCTACACTCTGGCGGGGTGCGACGATTCCGTGGGCTCTCTCGCCCGTTCGGTGGAATCGACCCTCTTCTTCGCCGGCGAGGCGACCGATCCCGAAGGCTCCGGGACCGTCGAGGGAGCGATCACGACCGGACTGCGCGCGGCGCGCCAGATCCATGCGGCGCTGCGCCGGGACTGA
- a CDS encoding lmo0937 family membrane protein encodes MLETIAVILLVLWILGLVSSYTMGGFIHLLLVLAIVVFLIRILRGRTAV; translated from the coding sequence ATGCTCGAGACGATCGCGGTAATCCTGTTGGTACTTTGGATACTCGGATTGGTCTCGTCCTATACCATGGGCGGGTTCATACACCTTCTCCTGGTACTGGCGATCGTGGTATTCCTGATCCGGATCCTCAGAGGTCGTACCGCTGTCTGA
- a CDS encoding FAD-dependent oxidoreductase — protein sequence MKRQSVRSLPKSESYDNRSPWMEDVKLPAFPPLAENPRVDVGIVGAGISGLTIAYLLTQAGKSVVVIDDGGLASGMTQFTTAHLSCAIDAGYLEIERIHGQQAARLVAESHLSAIHRIEHIVRKEAIDCDFERLDGFLFLGPDDREEHLERELEAVRRAGLADVEKLARAPHSPFDTGPCLRYPNQAQFHPLKYMAALAAAVQRGGGRIFGRTHAKEIRGGGAARIKAGSKSILADAVVVATNTPINDLFAVHTKQAPYMTYVIGARVPAGSMTRALYWDTHDPYHYVRLQPGGWPDGRHDLLIVGGEDHKSGQADDAPQRQARLETWARARFPFIESVDFRWGGQVMEAVDGLAFIGRNPLDQDNVFIATGDCGMGITHGTIAGILITDLILGRKNSWEPVYDPSRKRLASLGRFGRETINMAAQYADWVTGGEVSSPEAIPRGVGAVMRRGFGKVAVYRDETGMVHERSAVCPHLGCIVHWNRATKTWDCPCHGSRFDCLGKVINGPANSDLAQTNGRRREAGGHEE from the coding sequence ATGAAGCGTCAATCCGTGAGAAGCCTTCCGAAGAGCGAGTCCTACGACAACCGGTCCCCCTGGATGGAGGATGTGAAGCTTCCCGCCTTCCCGCCGCTGGCGGAGAACCCCCGCGTCGACGTGGGGATCGTGGGGGCCGGGATCAGCGGCCTGACGATCGCCTACCTCCTCACTCAGGCGGGCAAGTCGGTCGTGGTCATCGACGACGGCGGTCTCGCCAGCGGCATGACCCAGTTCACCACCGCCCACCTGTCGTGCGCCATCGACGCCGGCTACCTGGAGATCGAGAGGATCCATGGCCAGCAGGCGGCGAGGCTGGTGGCGGAGAGCCATCTTTCCGCCATCCACCGCATCGAGCACATCGTGCGCAAGGAGGCGATCGACTGCGACTTCGAGCGGCTCGACGGTTTTCTCTTTCTCGGGCCGGACGACCGCGAGGAGCACCTCGAACGCGAGCTCGAGGCGGTGCGGCGCGCCGGGCTCGCCGATGTGGAGAAGCTGGCGCGCGCGCCGCATTCCCCCTTCGACACGGGACCCTGCCTGCGCTATCCGAACCAGGCCCAGTTCCACCCGCTGAAGTACATGGCGGCCCTGGCGGCTGCCGTGCAGCGCGGCGGAGGCCGGATCTTCGGCCGCACCCACGCCAAAGAGATCCGCGGGGGAGGGGCTGCGCGCATCAAGGCCGGGAGCAAGAGCATTCTGGCCGACGCGGTGGTGGTGGCGACCAACACCCCGATCAACGATCTGTTTGCCGTCCACACCAAGCAGGCGCCCTACATGACCTACGTCATCGGCGCGCGGGTGCCGGCGGGGTCGATGACCCGGGCGTTGTACTGGGACACCCACGATCCCTATCACTATGTGCGCCTGCAGCCGGGCGGATGGCCCGACGGGCGCCACGACCTGCTCATCGTAGGCGGCGAGGACCACAAATCCGGCCAGGCAGACGACGCGCCCCAGCGCCAGGCGCGTCTCGAGACCTGGGCGCGCGCGCGTTTCCCCTTCATCGAGTCGGTCGATTTCCGCTGGGGCGGTCAGGTCATGGAGGCGGTCGACGGCCTGGCCTTCATCGGCCGGAACCCGCTCGATCAGGACAACGTGTTCATCGCCACCGGGGATTGCGGCATGGGGATCACGCACGGCACGATCGCCGGAATCCTCATCACCGATCTGATCCTGGGCCGGAAGAACTCGTGGGAGCCGGTCTACGATCCTTCGCGCAAGAGGCTCGCGTCGCTGGGCCGCTTCGGGCGGGAGACGATCAATATGGCCGCGCAATACGCCGACTGGGTGACGGGAGGCGAAGTGAGCTCGCCGGAGGCGATCCCGCGCGGCGTCGGGGCGGTGATGCGGCGTGGGTTTGGCAAGGTCGCGGTGTACCGCGACGAGACGGGCATGGTGCACGAGCGCTCCGCCGTCTGCCCGCATCTGGGCTGCATCGTCCACTGGAACCGCGCAACCAAGACCTGGGACTGTCCCTGTCATGGGTCGCGCTTCGACTGTCTCGGCAAGGTGATCAACGGGCCGGCCAACAGTGATCTGGCGCAGACCAACGGCAGGCGGCGCGAAGCCGGTGGCCACGAGGAATAA
- a CDS encoding DUF6328 family protein, protein MLRPQRADEQEELSLSMAAQQLLEEARTVVPGIQALFGFQLIAVFSATFAAKLTSGEQHLHLLALSLAAIAIALIMTPAAYHRQTGPRRVTQSFIRLSTRLLLASMLPLAVSICIDFYLVGRIIGGPGKIPYLTAGLFAVFLSLWFVLPRLSFLWRAADLDENPAASRPGGTLRRERRVNP, encoded by the coding sequence ATGCTGCGGCCTCAGAGGGCGGATGAACAGGAAGAGCTTTCCCTCTCCATGGCGGCCCAGCAGCTGCTCGAGGAAGCGCGCACGGTCGTGCCCGGGATCCAGGCCCTGTTCGGGTTCCAGCTCATCGCCGTGTTCAGCGCTACCTTCGCCGCCAAGCTGACCTCGGGTGAGCAGCACCTTCACCTGCTGGCGCTCTCCCTGGCGGCGATCGCCATCGCCCTCATCATGACGCCGGCCGCCTACCACCGGCAGACCGGGCCGCGCAGGGTGACCCAGAGCTTCATCCGTCTCTCGACGCGGCTGCTCCTGGCCAGCATGCTGCCGCTCGCCGTCAGCATCTGCATCGACTTCTATCTCGTGGGGAGGATCATCGGCGGTCCGGGAAAGATCCCGTACCTGACCGCGGGCCTCTTCGCGGTCTTCCTATCCCTGTGGTTCGTGCTGCCACGCCTGTCCTTCCTGTGGCGCGCGGCCGACCTCGATGAAAACCCGGCTGCGTCGCGCCCCGGCGGGACGCTTCGCCGTGAACGGAGAGTGAATCCATGA
- a CDS encoding CsbD family protein: MNELTFKGEWNEVKGKLKQKYGELTDDDLSYQEGREDELLGRLQKKLGKGKDEIQRIISSI; encoded by the coding sequence GTGAACGAACTGACTTTCAAGGGCGAATGGAACGAGGTCAAAGGTAAGCTGAAACAGAAGTATGGCGAGCTGACCGACGACGACCTCTCATATCAGGAAGGGCGCGAGGACGAGCTCCTCGGCCGCCTTCAGAAGAAGCTCGGCAAGGGCAAGGACGAGATCCAGCGCATCATCAGCTCGATCTGA
- a CDS encoding HAD family hydrolase, protein MSNLGKCSFIDEPTSLPKESLRQMSEGSSAAFFDVDGTLVDSVQLHAACWHETFAAFGKQVPVSEISKQIGKGSDQLLPVFFSETEIARIGEEVDRHHGHLFHDKYIHKVRPFPKVRELLTRLREDGVFIALASSADREDLEHYKRLAGIQDLVDHETTSEEVEKSKPHPDLFAVALEALGAPPAEQVVVIGDSPYDSQAAGKLGLRTIGLLSGGFAREELLEAGCIEIHRDPEDLYDHYMKSILAALARPETRRAG, encoded by the coding sequence ATGTCGAATCTTGGCAAGTGTAGTTTCATCGACGAGCCGACGAGCCTGCCGAAGGAATCGCTGCGTCAGATGTCCGAAGGCTCCAGCGCCGCGTTCTTCGACGTGGATGGGACGCTGGTCGATTCGGTCCAGCTGCATGCCGCGTGCTGGCATGAGACCTTCGCGGCGTTCGGCAAGCAGGTCCCGGTCTCCGAGATCAGCAAGCAGATCGGCAAGGGCTCCGACCAGCTCCTGCCTGTCTTCTTCTCCGAGACCGAGATCGCGCGCATCGGGGAAGAGGTGGATCGCCATCACGGACATCTTTTCCATGACAAGTACATCCACAAGGTGCGCCCTTTTCCCAAGGTGCGCGAGCTGCTCACGCGCCTGCGGGAGGACGGCGTTTTCATTGCGCTGGCCTCCTCGGCCGATCGAGAGGACCTCGAGCACTACAAGCGGCTGGCCGGGATCCAGGACCTGGTCGACCACGAAACCACCTCGGAAGAGGTGGAGAAGTCGAAGCCGCATCCCGACCTGTTCGCCGTCGCGCTGGAGGCGCTCGGGGCACCCCCGGCGGAGCAGGTCGTCGTGATAGGAGACTCGCCTTACGACAGCCAGGCGGCAGGCAAGCTCGGCCTGCGCACGATTGGGCTGTTGAGCGGGGGGTTCGCCAGAGAGGAGCTGCTGGAGGCAGGGTGCATCGAGATCCACCGGGACCCCGAAGACCTCTATGACCACTACATGAAATCGATACTGGCTGCCTTGGCCCGGCCCGAGACGCGCCGGGCCGGATAG
- a CDS encoding PA0069 family radical SAM protein, which translates to MSFPRRVSNPPNPWRSDYVEWLDAPPLVALEVYEEEAKSIIAHNDSPDVGFEWSVNPYRGCQHACAYCYARPTHQFLGFGAGTDFDSRIVVKSNAAELLRRELGHRRWAQGRKTIAFSGVTDCYQPLEASYELTRSCLEICHEHGHPVAIITKSALVRRDAEQLASMSRRGGAHVTVSIPFASEEDARKIEPLASSPTTRFETIRRLAAAGVPVGVGIAPVIPGLTDSAIPEILQRARDAGARDAFMVLLRLPGEVLPVFEERMREAFPDRFKKVFGAIREMRGGRMNVAEFGERMSGRGARWTAIEQLFDAQCRRLGLSHRDDDRAELETPIPAAPRQLSLFGSNSEPESPQGRSSARRSR; encoded by the coding sequence ATGTCTTTTCCGCGCCGGGTGAGCAACCCGCCCAATCCGTGGCGCAGCGATTACGTCGAGTGGCTCGACGCGCCGCCGCTGGTCGCCCTCGAGGTCTACGAGGAGGAGGCGAAGAGCATCATCGCCCACAACGACAGCCCGGATGTCGGCTTCGAGTGGAGCGTCAATCCGTACCGGGGATGCCAGCACGCCTGCGCCTACTGCTATGCCCGCCCGACGCACCAGTTCCTGGGATTCGGCGCCGGGACCGACTTCGACTCGCGCATCGTCGTCAAGAGCAACGCCGCCGAGCTGCTGCGCCGCGAGCTGGGCCACCGGCGCTGGGCGCAGGGACGCAAGACCATTGCCTTCTCGGGAGTCACCGACTGCTACCAGCCTCTCGAAGCTTCCTACGAGCTGACCCGCAGCTGCCTGGAGATCTGCCACGAGCACGGCCACCCGGTCGCCATCATCACCAAGAGCGCCCTGGTCCGCCGCGATGCCGAACAATTGGCCTCCATGAGCCGGCGGGGCGGCGCGCACGTCACCGTCTCCATCCCGTTCGCCAGCGAGGAGGATGCGAGGAAGATCGAGCCGCTGGCCAGCTCGCCTACCACGCGCTTCGAGACGATCCGCCGGCTCGCCGCCGCAGGCGTCCCGGTCGGCGTGGGCATCGCGCCGGTGATACCCGGGCTGACCGACTCCGCCATTCCCGAAATCCTGCAGAGGGCCCGCGACGCGGGGGCGCGCGATGCCTTCATGGTGCTCCTGCGCCTGCCGGGCGAGGTCCTGCCGGTGTTCGAGGAGCGCATGCGCGAAGCTTTTCCGGACCGTTTCAAGAAAGTCTTCGGTGCCATCCGTGAGATGCGCGGCGGCCGGATGAATGTCGCCGAGTTCGGCGAGCGTATGTCGGGCAGGGGCGCCCGCTGGACAGCGATCGAGCAGCTCTTCGACGCCCAATGCCGCCGACTCGGTCTGAGCCACCGGGACGACGACCGCGCAGAACTGGAGACGCCCATCCCTGCCGCTCCCAGGCAGCTGTCGCTGTTTGGCTCGAACTCCGAGCCGGAGAGTCCCCAAGGAAGATCCTCCGCCCGTCGATCCCGGTAA
- a CDS encoding DUF3943 domain-containing protein, with protein sequence MAYRSAPWRRFHASRRAILAIAILGCVTVISGAAAAGESVSQEPPVALSEPQSGTVQEKPSEPATPPEASPPAPVPPLRKSFWIPAADIVAFELLLNLYNRHFDGSDYDSSWDTIKDNAGGPWVVDDDPFAINQLWHPYQGAVYQNFARSAGLNFWQASAYTFAGSWLWEIAGETTPPSRNDQIASGIGGNFLGEPLFRMASMVLKNGPAGGPGFWRELGAAGISPATGFNRLAYGSRFDAIYDDGDPVYFSRLQVGASGATQNDPGTSSEVDRYEGLLDFSMDYGLPGKPGFEHEKPFDYFSFQVTLSSAVGFESLLTRGLIFGDDYGEGGSLRGVWGLYGTYDYIAPQSFRVSTTALALGTTAQWSLSDATALQFTALLGAGYGAVGTINGADENDYHYGVTPQALLALRANFGERASLDLTGRDYFVSRVAAADTGGHDNIARADASFTVRLAHKQAISLKYLWNHRDASYPDLGDRTQTHATLGLFYTRLGHDRFGTVDWNLP encoded by the coding sequence ATGGCTTACCGAAGCGCGCCATGGCGGCGCTTCCACGCATCGCGTCGGGCCATTCTCGCGATCGCGATTCTGGGTTGTGTGACGGTTATCTCCGGGGCAGCTGCGGCCGGGGAGAGCGTTTCGCAGGAGCCGCCGGTCGCGCTGTCCGAGCCGCAATCCGGCACCGTCCAGGAAAAACCTTCCGAGCCCGCGACCCCGCCGGAAGCCTCACCTCCGGCGCCGGTCCCGCCCCTACGCAAGAGCTTCTGGATTCCGGCGGCCGACATCGTCGCCTTCGAGCTCCTCCTCAACCTCTACAACCGGCACTTCGACGGCAGCGACTACGATTCGTCGTGGGACACGATCAAGGACAACGCCGGTGGGCCCTGGGTCGTGGACGACGATCCCTTCGCCATCAACCAGCTCTGGCACCCCTATCAGGGGGCCGTCTATCAGAACTTCGCGCGCTCGGCGGGCCTCAATTTCTGGCAGGCGTCCGCCTATACCTTCGCGGGGAGCTGGCTGTGGGAGATTGCCGGCGAGACGACCCCGCCGTCGCGCAACGATCAGATCGCCAGCGGCATCGGCGGGAATTTCCTCGGCGAGCCGCTTTTCCGCATGGCCAGCATGGTCCTGAAAAACGGACCTGCGGGGGGCCCGGGCTTCTGGCGCGAGCTCGGCGCGGCGGGGATCTCACCCGCCACCGGATTCAACCGGCTGGCTTACGGCAGCCGGTTCGACGCGATCTACGACGACGGCGACCCGGTCTACTTCAGCCGTCTCCAGGTGGGGGCGAGCGGCGCCACGCAGAACGACCCTGGGACCTCGAGCGAAGTCGATCGCTACGAGGGTCTGCTCGATTTCTCCATGGACTACGGGCTGCCGGGAAAGCCGGGCTTCGAGCATGAGAAGCCGTTCGACTACTTCAGCTTCCAGGTGACCCTGTCGAGCGCCGTCGGATTCGAGAGCCTGCTGACGCGTGGGCTCATCTTCGGGGACGATTACGGCGAGGGAGGCAGTCTGCGGGGGGTGTGGGGCCTGTACGGGACGTACGATTACATCGCGCCTCAGAGCTTCCGCGTCTCCACCACGGCCCTCGCCCTGGGGACCACCGCGCAGTGGTCGCTCTCCGACGCCACGGCGCTGCAGTTCACCGCGCTGCTGGGAGCGGGTTACGGCGCAGTCGGCACGATCAACGGCGCCGACGAGAACGACTACCACTACGGCGTGACGCCCCAGGCGCTGCTGGCGCTGCGCGCCAATTTCGGCGAGCGTGCGTCGCTCGACCTGACGGGGCGCGATTACTTCGTGAGCCGCGTCGCCGCCGCCGACACCGGCGGCCACGACAACATCGCGCGGGCCGACGCCTCCTTCACCGTGCGCCTGGCCCACAAGCAGGCGATCTCGCTCAAATACCTGTGGAACCACCGCGACGCATCCTATCCCGACCTGGGCGACCGGACGCAGACGCACGCGACGCTCGGACTGTTCTACACGCGCCTCGGACACGATCGCTTCGGAACGGTCGACTGGAACCTCCCCTGA
- a CDS encoding exodeoxyribonuclease III: protein MKIATWNVNGIRARQSEVAEWAQRERPDVICLQELKATVEQIPGSLCDLAGYWCYWHGNKAYSGVGLHVSKELSPERPEFSHPPFDHESRIVTARVGGLTIASIYVPNGGKDYAAKLRFLEAMEAYAASFAANAASLVLCGDLNVAHAEIDVHPRERRPNVIGQRPEERALMDRILSRGLSDLGRTLDPQNDRLFTWWAPWRSLRQRNIGWRLDYILASQDVAGRAVSCPSYREVGTSDHAPVIATFSEAATG from the coding sequence ATGAAGATCGCTACCTGGAACGTCAACGGCATCCGGGCCCGCCAGAGCGAGGTGGCGGAGTGGGCGCAGCGCGAGCGGCCGGACGTGATCTGCCTGCAGGAGCTGAAGGCGACGGTCGAGCAGATTCCCGGATCTTTATGCGATCTGGCGGGCTACTGGTGCTACTGGCACGGGAACAAGGCCTACTCGGGCGTCGGGCTGCATGTCAGCAAGGAGCTCTCCCCGGAGCGTCCGGAGTTCTCGCACCCTCCGTTCGATCATGAAAGCCGCATCGTGACGGCGCGCGTGGGAGGGCTGACGATCGCTTCGATCTACGTGCCCAACGGCGGCAAGGATTACGCGGCAAAGCTGCGATTCCTCGAGGCGATGGAGGCATACGCCGCATCGTTCGCGGCGAATGCGGCCTCCCTGGTGCTGTGCGGCGATTTGAACGTGGCGCATGCCGAAATCGACGTGCATCCACGCGAGCGGCGTCCCAATGTCATCGGCCAGCGTCCGGAGGAGCGCGCCCTGATGGATCGGATCCTCTCACGCGGCCTTTCCGATCTGGGCCGCACGCTCGATCCGCAAAATGACCGCCTGTTCACCTGGTGGGCGCCCTGGCGAAGCCTGCGCCAGAGGAACATCGGATGGCGGCTCGATTACATCCTCGCCTCGCAGGACGTCGCGGGACGGGCTGTGTCCTGTCCCTCGTACCGCGAGGTGGGGACCAGCGATCACGCCCCAGTCATTGCCACATTTTCCGAGGCTGCAACGGGTTAG